A genome region from Dendrosporobacter quercicolus includes the following:
- the xseA gene encoding exodeoxyribonuclease VII large subunit has protein sequence MSIYSVTEITRYIKELFDGSRTLRAVFVRGEISNFKRHYSGHCYFTLKDNGATIRAVMFKSKAQFVKFTPVDGLKVVAGGYITVFERDGQYQLYVEQLLPEGVGELSLAFAQLKDKLADEGLFDENRKQRLPLLPRVVGVITSPAGAALRDIVTVAKRRHAGVRLCLLPVLVQGPEAPRQIVNALNFFNESYPVDVIIAGRGGGSIEELWAFNDEAVVRRIAASKIPVVSAVGHQTDYTLADFAADVRAATPSQAAELVVPDARELFRYVGSLGSALETGIRNTIQNKRNRLEQSLQSRGLTQPLTAIDVKRQLVDAAVQRLEEVFTKGFTSKQHQFKVETQKLAMLNPLAVLGRGYGIIRSRQGRIIHRVTETAPGQQLEAVLRDGIIQVEVVGVKEDLQ, from the coding sequence TTGAGTATTTATAGTGTAACTGAGATTACCAGATACATAAAAGAGCTTTTTGACGGCAGCAGAACGTTAAGAGCGGTTTTCGTCCGCGGTGAAATATCTAATTTTAAGCGTCACTATTCCGGACACTGCTACTTTACGCTGAAGGATAATGGCGCGACGATCAGAGCGGTTATGTTTAAAAGCAAAGCGCAGTTTGTAAAATTTACTCCTGTCGATGGGTTAAAAGTGGTGGCAGGCGGTTATATTACGGTATTTGAACGTGACGGGCAATACCAGCTTTATGTGGAGCAGCTTCTGCCGGAAGGGGTTGGCGAGCTCAGTCTGGCTTTTGCCCAGCTTAAGGACAAGCTGGCGGACGAAGGCCTGTTTGATGAAAACCGCAAGCAGCGTTTGCCGCTCCTGCCCCGGGTAGTGGGCGTTATTACCTCACCGGCCGGTGCAGCGCTGCGGGATATTGTCACCGTTGCCAAAAGACGTCACGCCGGCGTGCGGTTATGCCTGCTGCCTGTGCTGGTGCAGGGTCCCGAAGCGCCCAGGCAAATTGTGAACGCACTGAATTTCTTTAATGAAAGCTACCCTGTTGACGTTATTATTGCCGGACGCGGCGGGGGATCAATTGAGGAATTATGGGCATTCAATGATGAAGCGGTTGTCCGGAGGATCGCCGCATCAAAAATTCCGGTGGTTTCGGCGGTTGGCCATCAGACTGATTATACACTGGCTGATTTCGCCGCCGATGTGCGCGCCGCAACGCCGTCACAGGCGGCTGAACTTGTTGTGCCTGATGCCAGGGAGCTATTCCGGTACGTAGGATCGCTAGGCAGCGCGCTGGAAACCGGTATCCGCAATACCATTCAGAATAAAAGAAACCGTCTGGAGCAGAGCCTGCAGAGCCGGGGCCTTACGCAGCCGCTGACGGCCATTGACGTCAAACGGCAGCTGGTGGATGCCGCAGTGCAGCGACTGGAAGAAGTTTTTACCAAAGGCTTTACCAGTAAACAACACCAGTTTAAGGTTGAGACCCAAAAGCTGGCCATGCTCAATCCCCTGGCGGTACTGGGGCGGGGGTATGGGATTATCCGCAGCCGGCAAGGGCGCATTATTCACAGGGTAACGGAAACAGCACCCGGCCAGCAGCTGGAGGCAGTTTTGCGGGATGGAATAATTCAGGTGGAAGTAGTTGGCGTTAAGGAGGACTTACAATGA
- the xseB gene encoding exodeoxyribonuclease VII small subunit, whose protein sequence is MKKTVHEQAEVSFEEALSKLEQIVKHLEKGDASLEDLLAKFSEGVNLSQLCLAKLNSAEQAVNTILQQEQGKLIEKPLALQEEE, encoded by the coding sequence ATGAAAAAAACGGTTCATGAACAGGCGGAAGTGTCGTTTGAAGAAGCATTAAGTAAATTAGAGCAGATTGTCAAGCATTTAGAAAAAGGAGATGCTTCGCTGGAGGATTTGTTAGCCAAATTTTCCGAAGGCGTAAACTTATCACAGCTATGCCTGGCCAAATTAAATTCAGCCGAGCAAGCGGTAAATACAATATTACAGCAAGAGCAGGGCAAGCTAATTGAGAAGCCTTTGGCGCTGCAGGAGGAAGAATGA
- a CDS encoding polyprenyl synthetase family protein: protein MLKAYCKEKAALIDQTLAELMPAGAAIAPVVIEAMRYSLFAGGKRLRPVLLMAAADAVGGRGDRYLNVACGIEMIHTYSLIHDDLPAMDNDDYRRGKPTNHKVYGEGLAILAGDALLTAAFEIMLRQENAPPETVIRVVHEIGFAAGPHGMVGGQAIDLASEGKTINIDTIALMHQAKTGALFKAAIRAGAMLANATAGQVAALTKYAEHFGLAFQITDDILDVVGSQDKIGKPVGSDVRNQKATYVSIYSLETARQMAEQAVGQAMEALREFGEEARVLREMVTYLITRDS from the coding sequence ATGCTGAAAGCCTATTGTAAAGAAAAAGCGGCGCTTATTGACCAAACGCTGGCCGAACTGATGCCGGCCGGGGCTGCAATAGCGCCGGTTGTTATTGAGGCTATGCGCTATAGCCTGTTTGCCGGCGGAAAGCGGCTGCGCCCGGTATTGTTAATGGCGGCGGCCGATGCCGTGGGCGGACGGGGCGATCGTTATCTTAACGTGGCCTGCGGCATTGAAATGATTCATACCTATTCGCTCATCCATGATGATTTGCCGGCCATGGACAATGATGATTACCGGCGCGGCAAACCCACGAATCATAAAGTATATGGCGAAGGCCTGGCTATTTTGGCTGGAGATGCACTGCTTACAGCTGCTTTCGAAATTATGCTGCGGCAGGAGAATGCACCGCCGGAAACAGTGATACGGGTTGTCCATGAAATTGGTTTTGCCGCCGGTCCACACGGTATGGTCGGTGGGCAGGCTATAGATTTGGCTTCGGAGGGTAAAACTATCAATATAGATACCATTGCGTTGATGCATCAGGCGAAAACCGGCGCCTTATTTAAAGCCGCGATCAGAGCAGGCGCAATGCTGGCTAACGCTACAGCCGGACAAGTGGCGGCTCTCACCAAGTATGCCGAGCATTTTGGTCTGGCGTTCCAAATTACGGATGACATCCTGGACGTTGTCGGCAGCCAGGATAAAATTGGCAAGCCGGTTGGCAGCGATGTAAGAAATCAGAAAGCTACCTATGTAAGTATCTATTCGTTGGAGACGGCCCGTCAGATGGCTGAACAGGCTGTTGGACAGGCAATGGAGGCTTTGCGGGAATTTGGCGAGGAAGCCCGGGTACTGAGGGAAATGGTAACCTATTTAATTACACGCGACAGTTGA
- a CDS encoding divergent PAP2 family protein encodes MANVFVALGQNVVFMSAVTAWFLAQVLKTLTSYWKHGEFNAERLVGAGGMPSSHTALVVGLASAVGLHEGLQSSLFGIAVILAGIVMYDAAGVRQAAGKQAKVINKLVRQLRVEHTINDIRLKELLGHTPLEVMAGALLGFAVAYGLNKLMLLS; translated from the coding sequence ATGGCAAATGTTTTTGTGGCCCTAGGACAAAATGTGGTGTTTATGTCGGCTGTTACTGCCTGGTTTTTGGCGCAAGTGCTTAAGACCCTGACGTCTTATTGGAAACACGGGGAATTTAATGCCGAACGCCTGGTCGGAGCAGGCGGTATGCCCAGTTCACATACGGCGCTGGTCGTTGGTTTGGCTTCGGCAGTAGGGCTGCATGAGGGTCTGCAATCATCGCTGTTCGGCATTGCTGTTATTCTGGCCGGCATTGTTATGTATGACGCGGCCGGAGTCAGACAGGCCGCCGGCAAGCAGGCCAAGGTCATCAATAAGCTGGTCCGCCAGCTCAGGGTAGAACACACAATCAATGATATCAGGCTGAAAGAACTGCTGGGACATACGCCGCTTGAGGTTATGGCCGGGGCCTTATTGGGTTTTGCAGTGGCTTACGGACTGAATAAATTGATGCTTCTTTCCTGA